The following proteins come from a genomic window of Hymenobacter canadensis:
- a CDS encoding sigma-70 family RNA polymerase sigma factor: MRQLKISKQITNRESQSLDKYLQEIGKVDLLTPDEEVTLAQRIKEGDQQALEKLTKANLRFVVSVAKQYQNQGLSLGDLINEGNLGLIKAAKRFDETRGFKFISYAVWWIRQSILQALAEQSRIVRLPLNRVGSLNKISKSFSELEQKFEREPSPEEIAEVLELTTSEVVDTLKISGRHVSVDAPFVQGEENRLLDVLENEDEESPDTGLMNDSLRKEVQRALSTLTKREADVITLYFGLNGEHSLTLEEIGEKFNLTRERVRQIKEKAIRRLRHTSRSKALKPYLG; encoded by the coding sequence ATGAGACAGCTAAAAATCAGCAAGCAGATCACCAACCGCGAAAGCCAGTCGCTGGATAAATACCTCCAGGAGATTGGCAAGGTGGATCTGTTAACCCCCGACGAGGAGGTAACGCTGGCGCAACGCATCAAAGAAGGTGACCAGCAAGCGCTGGAAAAACTCACCAAGGCCAACCTACGCTTCGTGGTGTCGGTGGCCAAGCAATACCAGAACCAGGGCCTGAGCCTGGGCGATTTGATCAACGAGGGCAACCTCGGCCTGATCAAAGCCGCCAAGCGCTTCGACGAAACCCGGGGCTTTAAATTCATTTCCTACGCCGTTTGGTGGATTCGCCAGTCGATTCTGCAGGCCCTGGCCGAGCAGAGTCGTATCGTGCGTCTGCCCCTGAACCGGGTTGGCTCGCTGAACAAAATCAGCAAGTCGTTCTCGGAGTTGGAGCAGAAGTTTGAGCGTGAGCCTTCGCCCGAGGAAATTGCCGAAGTACTGGAGCTGACCACCTCGGAAGTGGTGGATACGCTCAAGATTTCGGGTCGCCACGTATCGGTGGATGCTCCGTTTGTGCAGGGCGAAGAAAACCGCCTGCTCGACGTACTCGAAAATGAGGACGAAGAATCGCCCGACACCGGCCTGATGAACGACTCGCTCCGCAAGGAAGTGCAGCGCGCCCTGAGCACGCTCACCAAGCGCGAAGCCGACGTAATCACGCTCTACTTCGGTCTGAACGGGGAACACTCGCTCACGCTGGAAGAAATCGGCGAGAAGTTCAACCTGACCCGCGAGCGGGTTCGCCAGATCAAGGAAAAGGCCATTCGCCGCCTGCGCCACACTTCGCGTAGCAAGGCCCTGAAGCCGTATCTGGGGTAA
- a CDS encoding DUF6985 domain-containing protein gives MDKFIQSTVVGPMLQDADLDDWWQSQPVAVPFFDNQPVSVVLSGVLSATAADLADMDECLTHFLALGAADRLALSDLVWANYQEVVEAVGEDLDIRIDTPADVWAHVHPREIHISWRDRRDEDIYLSVECACDWEIEHGLQLVFRRGRMLTRVSQCDGQLTEADANDWPDEKDALLSAYNATFTSPKNQNVLE, from the coding sequence ATGGACAAATTCATCCAAAGTACCGTTGTAGGGCCGATGCTCCAAGATGCCGATTTAGACGATTGGTGGCAAAGTCAACCGGTGGCCGTACCGTTTTTCGACAATCAGCCAGTAAGTGTTGTCCTTTCCGGTGTGCTTAGCGCTACTGCTGCGGACTTAGCTGACATGGATGAGTGCCTGACGCACTTCCTGGCTTTGGGTGCGGCCGACCGGCTGGCGCTTTCCGATTTAGTCTGGGCTAATTACCAGGAAGTAGTGGAAGCGGTTGGTGAGGACCTGGATATCCGCATTGACACGCCGGCCGATGTATGGGCGCACGTGCATCCGAGGGAAATACATATATCCTGGCGGGACCGACGCGACGAGGACATATACCTGAGTGTTGAGTGCGCTTGCGACTGGGAAATAGAGCACGGCTTGCAACTGGTATTTCGGCGGGGACGCATGCTTACGCGGGTCAGCCAGTGTGATGGGCAACTGACCGAGGCCGATGCTAATGACTGGCCCGATGAGAAGGATGCCCTTCTTTCGGCCTACAACGCTACTTTTACATCTCCAAAAAATCAGAACGTACTCGAATGA